In Acinetobacter sp. WCHAc010034, a genomic segment contains:
- a CDS encoding BON domain-containing protein: protein MFKRIAMTMLCAASLSGCASFISGGTGTAPVGTESGARSLGQVFIDSSIVRTAKINLYKLDSRFNQSRVNIDSFHGNVLLTGQVPDAHLKQLAEDNVKAMSDVKTVHNFITVGNQISYSTIMQDTAVTANTRGLVMKAAVVSDSKVNIHTEDGVLYVMGRLNTAEINDLNQLLQQVGNVTKIITLVDNIEQNPQAARTAASVSSMPLNAEPDVKTPVAIDPDTAEPTNAS, encoded by the coding sequence GTGTTTAAGCGTATTGCAATGACCATGCTATGTGCCGCAAGTTTATCGGGCTGCGCAAGTTTTATTTCCGGCGGCACAGGCACTGCACCAGTAGGGACAGAAAGCGGCGCGCGGTCTTTAGGCCAGGTTTTTATTGATTCTTCCATTGTCCGGACAGCGAAAATCAACTTATACAAACTGGATTCGCGCTTTAATCAGTCGCGAGTCAATATTGACAGCTTTCACGGCAATGTGCTGCTGACCGGACAGGTGCCGGACGCGCATTTGAAGCAGCTGGCGGAAGACAATGTCAAAGCCATGAGCGATGTCAAAACCGTGCATAATTTCATTACGGTCGGCAATCAAATCAGCTACAGCACCATCATGCAGGATACCGCGGTTACCGCAAATACCCGCGGCTTAGTGATGAAAGCGGCGGTGGTGTCGGACAGCAAAGTCAATATTCACACAGAAGACGGCGTGCTGTATGTGATGGGGCGCCTGAATACAGCTGAAATCAATGACCTGAACCAGCTGCTGCAGCAGGTCGGCAATGTGACTAAAATTATCACCTTGGTGGATAATATTGAGCAGAATCCGCAAGCTGCCCGCACGGCGGCCAGTGTTTCATCGATGCCCCTGAATGCCGAGCCGGATGTAAAAACCCCAGTCGCAATAGATCCGGATACAGCTGAACCGACCAATGCATCTTAA
- a CDS encoding alpha/beta hydrolase — protein sequence MHLNVKRWKDQLNQKIELAKFLYRNFRIYDFGSYALNRLTPKQGYTVQKNVAYGLKARHRLDLYRSSSPRQQRPLIVFVHGGAWMHGDKKDYSFIGEAFAKEGFDVAVINYHLAPKHIFPSYINDLSLALNYLHQSQLKLQIAAENIVLMGHSAGAFNVMSALYHPHPYQLQSRDKIRAIIGLAGPYHFDYKGDPLCADAFDQNMPYQQVMPYYFVEQNSIKHYLFTAANDNIVGHSNSSDFDAKLKERGNYSRLISVPRVGHITMIGSVSSLFSRFFATKAEIMRALDDALK from the coding sequence ATGCATCTTAATGTGAAGCGCTGGAAAGACCAGCTGAATCAGAAAATTGAACTTGCGAAATTCCTTTACCGGAATTTCCGCATTTATGATTTCGGCAGCTATGCTTTAAACCGCTTAACGCCAAAGCAGGGCTATACGGTTCAGAAAAACGTGGCCTATGGCCTGAAAGCGCGCCACCGGCTGGATTTGTACCGCAGCAGCTCGCCGCGCCAGCAGCGCCCGCTGATTGTCTTTGTGCACGGCGGTGCATGGATGCACGGCGATAAAAAGGATTACAGCTTCATCGGTGAAGCTTTTGCCAAAGAAGGCTTTGATGTCGCCGTGATCAACTACCATTTGGCGCCCAAGCATATTTTTCCAAGCTATATTAATGATTTGAGCCTGGCGCTGAACTACCTGCATCAGTCGCAGCTGAAGCTGCAGATCGCGGCTGAAAATATTGTCCTGATGGGGCATTCGGCCGGGGCTTTCAATGTGATGTCGGCGCTGTATCATCCGCATCCGTACCAGCTGCAAAGCCGCGATAAAATCCGCGCGATTATCGGCCTGGCCGGGCCGTATCATTTTGACTACAAGGGCGATCCGCTCTGCGCCGATGCCTTTGATCAGAATATGCCTTATCAGCAGGTCATGCCGTATTATTTTGTCGAGCAGAACAGCATTAAGCATTACCTGTTTACGGCAGCCAATGACAACATTGTCGGGCACAGCAACAGTTCAGATTTTGACGCCAAGCTGAAAGAGCGGGGAAATTACAGCCGGCTGATTTCCGTGCCGCGGGTGGGGCACATCACCATGATCGGCTCGGTGTCGAGTCTGTTCAGCCGCTTCTTCGCCACCAAAGCTGAAATTATGCGCGCGCTGGATGACGCCTTGAAATAA
- a CDS encoding chemotaxis protein, whose translation MSYQTSIHFDPTALLIIKNEVDNSIKLVESAVSTLVEDQTLPFGIDDALNQFEQCAQVLALIDMSSLAKIAQYSAELMRKIMGNPAVINTTDVVALSEGTTMLKRYVEFICLREVKIPQFLLDTLNRLELALGKPVTAEGQHIEALLDCITPDFDLPQAPALEKSQYVQRLYKLALSKLLKQEESELDLQAIKLAGAYLSGLSEKHPSKQYWNLVFAAFNHIDQLLINEPRLRTLVSIERNIAQYFSAPERFKASLLDLANVLSLCISQEDEVSQHIRAKLNIGEDLLTDTQLQVFSRHLYGPDFDTMHTISNLVTAEMAQIRNDIEFNYQNMAPEKTQELQGKLLQLANIFKVLNLNEAHNDLARQAASLSQSEILKDDSFAQQLMNGILSAMNSIGVLERHHTSSRLQLRVNNMNISLDRLDEAHEALLNETKKLIDLSSQALVQHVKDQDAAPLEAVPVQLREIGGALLFLNAESGQEALSAAAGFLQERLDAAAELKVADINNVLDTLASADMLIDNLKSKQPVLHAMFKVALDSSGKLKSAA comes from the coding sequence ATGTCTTACCAAACCTCTATTCATTTTGACCCGACAGCACTGCTGATAATAAAAAATGAGGTTGATAACTCGATTAAATTAGTCGAATCAGCAGTCAGCACCCTAGTAGAAGATCAGACTTTACCTTTCGGCATTGATGATGCGCTGAACCAGTTTGAGCAGTGCGCGCAAGTGCTGGCTTTAATTGACATGTCCAGCCTGGCGAAAATCGCCCAATATTCGGCGGAACTGATGCGCAAGATCATGGGGAATCCTGCCGTTATCAACACCACCGATGTGGTGGCGCTCAGCGAAGGCACCACCATGCTGAAGCGCTATGTGGAGTTCATCTGCCTGCGCGAAGTCAAAATTCCGCAGTTCCTGCTGGACACCCTGAACCGCCTTGAACTGGCTTTAGGCAAGCCGGTAACTGCGGAAGGCCAGCATATTGAAGCGTTGCTGGACTGCATCACCCCGGACTTTGACCTGCCGCAGGCGCCTGCGCTGGAAAAATCCCAATATGTGCAGCGCCTGTACAAGCTGGCCTTAAGCAAGCTGCTGAAGCAGGAAGAAAGCGAGTTGGACCTTCAGGCCATTAAGCTGGCCGGCGCCTATTTGAGCGGGCTGTCAGAAAAGCACCCGAGCAAGCAGTACTGGAATCTGGTCTTCGCCGCTTTCAATCACATTGACCAGCTGCTGATCAATGAGCCGCGCCTGCGCACCCTAGTCAGCATTGAGCGCAACATCGCGCAGTACTTCAGCGCGCCGGAGCGCTTTAAAGCTTCGCTTTTAGACTTGGCGAATGTGCTGAGCCTGTGCATCAGCCAGGAAGATGAAGTGTCGCAGCATATCCGCGCCAAGCTGAATATCGGCGAAGACCTGCTGACCGACACCCAGCTGCAGGTGTTCAGCCGCCATCTGTATGGCCCTGATTTCGACACCATGCACACCATCAGCAATCTGGTGACCGCTGAAATGGCGCAAATCCGCAATGATATTGAGTTCAACTATCAGAACATGGCACCGGAAAAAACCCAGGAACTGCAGGGCAAGCTGCTGCAGCTGGCGAATATTTTCAAAGTGCTGAATCTGAATGAAGCGCACAATGACCTTGCGCGCCAGGCAGCCTCGCTGAGCCAAAGCGAAATTCTGAAAGATGACAGCTTTGCGCAGCAGCTGATGAACGGCATTTTGTCTGCAATGAACTCGATTGGCGTGCTGGAGCGCCACCACACTTCCAGCCGCCTGCAGCTGCGCGTGAACAACATGAATATTTCACTCGACCGCCTGGACGAAGCGCATGAAGCCCTGCTGAATGAAACTAAAAAACTGATTGACCTGTCCAGCCAAGCGCTGGTGCAGCATGTCAAAGATCAGGATGCAGCGCCTTTAGAAGCGGTGCCGGTGCAGCTGCGTGAAATTGGCGGCGCCCTGCTGTTCTTAAATGCCGAATCCGGCCAAGAGGCATTGAGCGCTGCCGCCGGCTTCCTGCAGGAGCGCCTGGATGCTGCAGCCGAATTGAAGGTAGCTGACATCAACAATGTGCTGGACACGCTCGCAAGCGCAGACATGCTGATTGACAACTTGAAGAGCAAGCAGCCGGTGCTGCACGCCATGTTTAAAGTCGCACTGGACAGCAGCGGCAAGCTGAAATCGGCAGCCTGA
- a CDS encoding YraN family protein: MNLGQWAERQALKLAELQGYALVQANYHSPYGEIDLIVQRGQELLLIEVKARSRTAYAQAAETVSARKQRKMLKTALHFLNARPAFQQHDCRFDVICFDFYQRFAKSIQHDFSNFTYDQQWIENAFTFDQEFINL; encoded by the coding sequence ATGAATTTGGGGCAATGGGCGGAGCGGCAGGCGCTGAAGCTGGCGGAACTGCAGGGCTATGCTCTGGTGCAGGCCAACTATCACAGCCCCTACGGCGAAATTGACCTGATTGTGCAGCGCGGGCAGGAGCTGTTGCTGATTGAAGTGAAAGCGCGCTCCAGAACCGCCTATGCGCAGGCTGCTGAAACAGTTTCCGCGCGCAAGCAGCGCAAAATGCTGAAAACCGCCCTGCATTTCCTCAATGCCCGGCCAGCGTTTCAGCAGCACGACTGCCGCTTTGATGTGATTTGTTTTGATTTTTATCAGCGCTTTGCAAAATCGATACAGCATGATTTTTCCAATTTCACTTATGATCAGCAATGGATAGAAAATGCTTTTACTTTTGATCAAGAGTTTATTAATCTTTGA
- a CDS encoding FAD-dependent monooxygenase, translating to MNAVNAAVQDKVQDAVLDAVIIGGGLVGGLTALLLAQGGVQATVLDAAPILDAEKTLAVANPRVLALSQATIHLLKTAGVWDRLARQMPYSAMQVWNKNGYGEINFGQASEKTPSAEQALGSMVEPSILNLAIQQQMLEQLQDYRTQVKVSRVEEGVGVWHIHLADGTQLKAKLVIGADGANSFVREQAFIDLDVLDYKQAGISCAIRTAQPHLHTARQIFLETGPLAFLPMASLDPAQDGYWQSIVWTLPDDYADEYAALPDAEFKALLTRESHHMLGEVLEATPRAKFPLKARAAQQYVKAGLALIGDAAHVIHPLAGQGVNIGCLDAAVLCDALLHDKARGVWAYEQTLRRYEHRRKGQNDAMMHSMSAIGWMESSALFPVVWARNFGLKQVENQQMLKDAFMAQANGLPLLKGTRYGA from the coding sequence ATGAATGCCGTCAACGCAGCGGTTCAGGACAAAGTTCAGGATGCCGTGCTGGATGCGGTGATTATCGGCGGCGGCTTGGTCGGCGGCTTAACGGCCCTGCTTTTAGCGCAGGGCGGGGTGCAGGCGACGGTGCTGGATGCCGCGCCGATTTTAGACGCGGAAAAGACCTTGGCCGTAGCCAATCCGCGGGTTTTGGCGCTGAGCCAGGCCACCATCCACCTGCTGAAAACTGCCGGCGTCTGGGACAGGCTGGCGCGCCAAATGCCGTACAGCGCCATGCAGGTCTGGAATAAAAACGGCTACGGCGAAATCAATTTCGGCCAAGCATCAGAAAAAACACCAAGCGCAGAGCAGGCCCTAGGCTCTATGGTTGAGCCGAGCATTTTAAACCTCGCCATTCAGCAGCAGATGCTGGAACAGCTGCAGGATTACCGCACCCAAGTCAAAGTCAGCCGCGTCGAAGAAGGCGTGGGCGTTTGGCATATTCATCTGGCGGATGGAACCCAGCTGAAAGCCAAACTGGTGATCGGCGCGGACGGCGCCAATTCCTTTGTCCGCGAGCAGGCCTTTATTGACCTGGATGTGCTGGACTACAAGCAGGCGGGCATCAGCTGCGCAATCCGCACCGCGCAGCCGCATCTGCATACTGCGCGCCAGATTTTTCTGGAAACCGGCCCGCTGGCCTTCCTGCCGATGGCCAGCCTAGACCCGGCGCAGGACGGCTACTGGCAGTCAATCGTCTGGACTTTGCCGGATGACTATGCCGATGAATACGCAGCGCTGCCGGATGCTGAATTTAAGGCGCTGCTGACCCGTGAAAGCCATCACATGCTGGGTGAAGTGCTGGAAGCAACCCCGCGCGCGAAGTTTCCGCTGAAAGCGCGGGCGGCGCAGCAGTATGTCAAAGCCGGACTGGCGCTGATTGGCGATGCAGCCCATGTGATTCATCCATTGGCCGGGCAAGGCGTGAATATCGGCTGTCTGGATGCGGCGGTGCTGTGCGACGCCTTGCTGCATGACAAGGCGCGCGGCGTTTGGGCGTATGAGCAGACGCTGCGGCGCTATGAGCACCGGCGCAAAGGGCAGAATGACGCCATGATGCACAGCATGTCGGCGATTGGCTGGATGGAAAGCTCGGCCCTGTTCCCGGTGGTTTGGGCGCGCAATTTCGGCCTGAAGCAGGTGGAAAATCAGCAAATGCTCAAGGATGCATTCATGGCGCAGGCCAATGGTTTGCCGCTGCTGAAAGGCACGCGCTATGGCGCATAA
- the rsmI gene encoding 16S rRNA (cytidine(1402)-2'-O)-methyltransferase translates to MGAQLFVVATPIGHLDDISYRAINVLKSVDLIAAEDTRTSAQLLKHFGISTPLTACHDHNESNKIEHLIQRLQQGENMALISDAGTPLISDPGFKLVRAAQENNIQVIPVPGACAAIAALSAVGLPSDRFSFEGFLPSRQSQRISALQKLKDETQTMIIYEAPHRILECVKDMADVFGAERPVGFAREITKTFETIKKMTLGELAAFVESDRNQQKGEIVLVIGGATEEKDLEQEKLDQLLTRLLQDLSVKAASQLAADLTGIKKKVAYQRALELTQDKD, encoded by the coding sequence ATGGGTGCTCAGTTATTTGTTGTTGCGACTCCAATCGGGCACTTAGATGATATCAGTTATCGTGCAATTAATGTGCTGAAGTCGGTTGATCTTATCGCTGCCGAGGATACACGAACTTCAGCGCAATTGCTAAAGCACTTCGGCATTTCCACCCCTTTAACCGCCTGCCACGACCACAATGAAAGCAATAAAATTGAGCATTTGATTCAGCGCCTGCAGCAGGGTGAAAATATGGCATTGATCAGCGATGCCGGCACGCCGCTGATCAGCGATCCGGGCTTTAAGCTGGTCCGCGCCGCGCAGGAAAATAATATTCAGGTGATTCCCGTTCCGGGCGCCTGCGCCGCCATCGCCGCCCTCAGCGCGGTGGGCCTGCCCAGCGACCGCTTCAGCTTTGAAGGCTTCCTGCCGTCACGGCAGTCACAGCGCATCAGCGCTTTGCAAAAGCTGAAAGATGAAACCCAGACCATGATTATTTATGAAGCGCCGCACCGCATTCTGGAATGCGTCAAGGATATGGCCGACGTGTTTGGCGCAGAGCGCCCGGTCGGCTTTGCCCGCGAAATTACCAAAACCTTTGAAACCATCAAAAAGATGACGCTGGGTGAACTGGCGGCATTTGTGGAATCTGACCGCAATCAGCAGAAAGGCGAAATTGTTCTGGTGATTGGCGGCGCAACCGAAGAAAAGGATTTGGAGCAGGAAAAGCTGGATCAATTGCTGACCCGCCTGCTGCAGGATTTATCGGTCAAAGCGGCCTCTCAGCTGGCGGCGGACTTAACCGGCATTAAGAAGAAAGTGGCCTATCAGCGCGCTTTGGAGCTTACACAGGATAAGGATTAA
- the dnaQ gene encoding DNA polymerase III subunit epsilon gives MSQTITLYVDGACRGNPGLGGWGAYVITESAEHKLCGGEAETTNNRMELSAAIEGVLFCPADAKLEIWTDSKYVKQGITEWIHGWKKKNWKDVKNPDLWKKLDAACQGRDIAWHWIKGHAGHPGNEMADQLANQGADETLAKIKNGMDGAPKKKAEADWLLNDPFGLDLADAEDELEAEDALDAAEQPEEMPEAAGIPADAPAAGEASTQRPAAAPMHPMIVITPATVEMQGPRQLILDTETTGFYFQDTDRIIEVGAIEMINRKLTGSSIHIYINPKKPVGESENIHGISDEFLKDKPEYAEIAGVLFDYLKGAEIIAHNATFDMNFLNMEFTRVGFPALSEVCEVTDTLAMAKAKHPGQKNSLDALVRRYEIPQRDRTFHGALLDAEILSDVYLAMTGGQVSFDMDALTYADHAQGQTDRQAVQIELPLILPSAAELEAHENWVKEFAEKHGTPCLFAK, from the coding sequence ATGTCACAAACAATCACTCTTTACGTTGATGGCGCATGTCGCGGCAATCCAGGTTTAGGCGGTTGGGGAGCATATGTCATCACTGAATCCGCAGAGCACAAGCTCTGCGGCGGCGAAGCCGAAACCACCAACAACCGCATGGAGCTGAGCGCTGCCATTGAAGGCGTGCTGTTCTGCCCTGCAGACGCCAAGCTGGAAATCTGGACGGACTCTAAATATGTCAAGCAAGGCATTACCGAGTGGATTCACGGCTGGAAAAAGAAAAACTGGAAAGATGTAAAAAACCCGGACCTGTGGAAAAAGCTGGACGCCGCCTGCCAGGGCCGCGACATTGCATGGCACTGGATTAAAGGCCATGCCGGCCACCCAGGCAATGAAATGGCCGACCAGCTGGCCAACCAAGGCGCCGACGAAACTCTGGCAAAAATCAAAAACGGCATGGATGGCGCGCCTAAAAAAAAAGCGGAAGCTGACTGGCTGCTGAACGACCCTTTCGGCCTGGATCTGGCCGATGCCGAAGATGAGCTTGAGGCTGAAGACGCCCTGGACGCAGCGGAACAGCCGGAAGAAATGCCGGAAGCGGCGGGCATTCCAGCAGATGCGCCGGCTGCCGGTGAAGCCTCCACGCAGCGTCCCGCCGCAGCGCCCATGCATCCAATGATTGTGATTACGCCGGCCACGGTGGAAATGCAGGGCCCGCGCCAGCTGATTCTGGATACAGAAACCACCGGCTTCTACTTTCAGGACACTGACCGCATTATTGAAGTCGGCGCGATTGAAATGATCAACCGCAAGCTCACCGGCAGCTCAATCCATATTTACATCAACCCGAAAAAGCCGGTCGGCGAATCGGAAAACATCCACGGCATAAGCGATGAGTTCTTAAAGGATAAGCCGGAATACGCGGAAATTGCAGGCGTGCTTTTTGACTACCTGAAAGGCGCGGAAATTATCGCGCATAACGCGACATTCGATATGAACTTCCTGAACATGGAATTCACCCGCGTCGGCTTTCCCGCGCTGTCGGAAGTCTGCGAAGTCACCGATACCTTAGCGATGGCCAAGGCCAAGCATCCCGGGCAGAAAAATTCCCTGGATGCCTTAGTGCGGCGCTATGAAATTCCGCAGCGCGACCGGACCTTCCACGGCGCCCTGCTGGATGCGGAAATCCTGTCAGATGTTTATCTGGCGATGACCGGCGGCCAGGTTTCCTTTGATATGGATGCCCTGACCTATGCCGATCATGCCCAAGGGCAAACCGACAGACAGGCCGTGCAAATTGAGCTGCCGCTGATTCTGCCGAGCGCGGCGGAGCTTGAGGCGCATGAGAATTGGGTCAAGGAATTTGCAGAAAAACATGGCACGCCTTGCCTTTTTGCAAAATAA
- the nudC gene encoding NAD(+) diphosphatase, whose protein sequence is MSALSLAYIFKQQLLLVDERYQLPRVESLASDLLISAGDQVIARDLLDDESIPAGLQLVPIRQLLQLWTVEQFEQASRAIQLLEWRRNHKFCSHCGQRTEAHGSEYAMVCPSCGYHQYPRVNPCVITVITRGKDEILLAKSARNKNSGMYGLIAGFVEVGETLEEAVRRETLEEVGLSLKGIQYLASQPWPFPSNLMIAFKAEYAAGDIALQPEEISDAAFFKFDQLPEIPFKGSIAHAMIMHAVHGSAAADDTRAWL, encoded by the coding sequence ATGAGCGCGCTGTCCCTTGCCTATATTTTCAAGCAGCAACTGCTTCTGGTCGATGAGCGCTATCAGCTGCCGCGGGTTGAAAGCCTGGCAAGCGACCTGCTGATCAGCGCGGGTGATCAGGTGATTGCCCGCGACCTGCTGGATGACGAATCCATTCCCGCAGGCCTGCAGCTGGTGCCGATCCGCCAGCTGCTGCAGCTGTGGACGGTTGAGCAGTTTGAGCAGGCCAGCCGCGCAATCCAGCTGCTGGAATGGCGGCGCAATCATAAATTCTGCAGCCACTGCGGCCAGCGGACTGAAGCGCATGGCAGCGAATACGCCATGGTCTGCCCGTCTTGCGGCTATCATCAGTATCCCCGCGTCAATCCCTGCGTGATTACCGTGATTACCCGCGGCAAGGACGAAATTCTTCTGGCCAAAAGTGCGCGCAATAAAAACAGCGGCATGTATGGCCTGATTGCCGGATTTGTTGAAGTGGGCGAAACGCTGGAAGAGGCTGTCCGGCGCGAAACACTGGAAGAAGTCGGCCTGTCGCTGAAAGGCATTCAGTATTTGGCCAGCCAGCCGTGGCCGTTTCCAAGCAATTTGATGATTGCCTTTAAAGCCGAGTACGCTGCGGGAGATATTGCGCTGCAGCCGGAAGAAATCAGCGACGCCGCCTTTTTCAAGTTTGATCAGCTGCCGGAAATTCCATTCAAAGGCAGCATTGCGCATGCCATGATCATGCATGCGGTGCATGGCTCTGCCGCGGCCGACGATACGCGGGCCTGGCTCTAG
- the ubiH gene encoding 2-octaprenyl-6-methoxyphenyl hydroxylase has protein sequence MQQEVIIVGGGMVGLSLALMLAKANIRVKLLEAIKYPDYDDANLAPYHSSFDARNSALSRRTVQIYQELGLWDALQEHATPIYEVHITEQGGFGKARLKAEQEKVESFGQVIENAWLGRVLLQQVKQEALIELIDGVQVTSLTQDADLAYIEASRGEDKIALQSKLVIAADGRDSFCRKALGIGASEHDYDQVAIVTTVQTSKPHGHVGFERFSPLGPLALLPLPGEYRRSVVWPVQKGTEGEWLGDENDQHFLDALQQTFGDRAGKFQKTGKRFSFPLSQVLAEKQAAGRVVLMGNAAHTIHPVAGQGFNLCMRDAYVLRRYLMEQTAKGADLGEAAMLQHYEQSRLTDQQRVIKFCDSVVRGFSNQNPLLKLIRNTGLLAFDTIPGIKPLVANYAMGLKA, from the coding sequence ATGCAGCAAGAAGTCATCATTGTTGGCGGCGGTATGGTCGGGCTCAGCCTGGCCTTAATGTTGGCAAAGGCGAATATTCGGGTAAAGCTGCTCGAAGCCATCAAATATCCAGACTATGATGATGCAAATCTTGCGCCTTATCATTCCAGCTTCGATGCGCGCAACAGCGCCTTGTCGCGCCGTACCGTGCAGATTTATCAGGAGCTTGGCCTGTGGGATGCCTTGCAGGAACACGCCACGCCTATTTATGAAGTGCACATTACAGAACAGGGCGGTTTCGGCAAAGCGCGCTTAAAAGCGGAGCAGGAAAAAGTCGAAAGCTTTGGCCAGGTGATTGAAAATGCCTGGCTGGGCCGCGTGCTGCTGCAGCAGGTTAAGCAGGAAGCATTGATTGAACTGATTGACGGCGTGCAGGTCACATCACTCACCCAAGATGCAGATTTGGCCTATATTGAAGCCAGCCGCGGCGAAGATAAAATCGCTTTGCAGTCAAAATTGGTGATTGCCGCTGACGGCCGCGACTCATTCTGCCGCAAAGCCCTCGGCATTGGCGCATCAGAGCATGATTATGATCAGGTGGCGATTGTCACCACCGTGCAGACCTCTAAGCCGCATGGCCATGTCGGTTTTGAGCGCTTCAGCCCATTGGGGCCTTTGGCGCTGCTGCCGCTGCCGGGCGAATACCGCCGTTCAGTGGTGTGGCCAGTGCAGAAAGGCACAGAAGGCGAATGGCTGGGCGATGAAAATGATCAGCATTTTCTGGATGCCCTGCAGCAGACCTTCGGTGACCGCGCCGGAAAATTCCAGAAAACCGGCAAGCGCTTCAGTTTCCCTTTGTCGCAAGTTCTGGCGGAAAAGCAGGCCGCGGGCCGTGTGGTGCTGATGGGCAATGCGGCCCATACCATTCATCCCGTGGCAGGACAGGGCTTTAACCTGTGCATGCGTGACGCCTATGTGCTGCGCCGCTATTTAATGGAGCAAACCGCCAAAGGCGCAGATTTGGGCGAAGCGGCCATGCTGCAGCATTATGAGCAGTCGCGCCTGACCGACCAGCAGCGCGTGATCAAGTTCTGCGATAGCGTGGTGCGCGGCTTCAGCAACCAGAATCCGCTCTTAAAGCTGATCCGCAATACCGGCCTGCTGGCCTTTGACACCATTCCGGGCATTAAGCCGCTGGTCGCAAACTACGCAATGGGGCTGAAAGCATGA
- a CDS encoding tetratricopeptide repeat protein, with the protein MLRENKKIMGTRMTGMVFPFQGDIKEVKAIIYKWMQHEIDIIDSYTNIRIQSIDGNFILVDNADIFYSAYNNPELWQELLDDLPSKDWVIFFECVDNCDGYSYLIYKNNIEVRRVLQEEDEDVYFEGEIQDFEKEWLNFSTYYEREYLENGKLKTEKITDCDFSSEFTEDTESYFKHYHIASKNQSMYHTALARRLLVELFESYLGFDIIDCDYEIKQSLRIDYKKIPGYERILKRAQKGDAIAQNELGKMYENGDGLVQDYALAQYWYQQAADMEDQFGQLNLGLLYLGGKGVQKNDLQALLWINKSVAQGNADAQTVLGEMYEKGEGVEQSFTEASNLYRKAAKQRNAVAPYRLGLMYEYGNGFDIDLKVAKRWYYQAAGNFNEDAQKRLDELL; encoded by the coding sequence TTGCTGCGTGAAAATAAAAAAATTATGGGTACTCGAATGACAGGAATGGTGTTTCCATTCCAAGGCGATATTAAAGAAGTAAAAGCTATTATTTATAAATGGATGCAGCATGAAATTGACATTATTGATTCGTATACAAATATTCGTATACAGTCGATTGATGGAAATTTCATTCTTGTCGATAATGCAGATATTTTCTATTCTGCATACAATAACCCTGAGTTATGGCAAGAATTATTGGATGATTTGCCCTCAAAGGATTGGGTGATTTTTTTTGAATGTGTAGATAATTGTGATGGTTATAGCTATCTGATTTATAAAAATAATATAGAAGTTAGACGGGTTTTGCAGGAAGAAGATGAAGACGTGTATTTTGAAGGGGAAATACAAGACTTTGAAAAAGAATGGCTTAATTTTTCAACATATTATGAACGTGAATATTTAGAAAACGGTAAGTTGAAGACAGAAAAAATAACAGATTGCGATTTTTCATCCGAATTTACAGAAGATACAGAAAGTTATTTTAAGCACTATCACATTGCTTCAAAGAATCAGTCAATGTATCACACAGCATTGGCGCGCAGATTGCTGGTTGAATTATTCGAAAGCTATTTAGGTTTTGATATTATTGATTGTGATTATGAAATTAAGCAATCATTGAGGATTGATTATAAAAAGATTCCTGGATATGAGAGAATTCTGAAGCGCGCACAGAAGGGAGATGCAATTGCTCAAAATGAGCTTGGCAAGATGTATGAAAATGGAGATGGATTAGTTCAGGATTATGCTTTAGCGCAATATTGGTATCAGCAAGCTGCAGATATGGAAGATCAATTTGGACAGCTCAATTTAGGCCTGCTTTATCTTGGCGGTAAAGGCGTGCAAAAAAATGATCTGCAAGCATTGTTATGGATAAACAAGTCAGTGGCTCAAGGCAATGCTGATGCACAAACTGTTCTGGGTGAAATGTATGAAAAGGGTGAGGGGGTTGAACAAAGTTTTACGGAAGCTTCAAATTTATACCGCAAAGCAGCAAAGCAAAGAAATGCAGTTGCGCCTTATAGGCTTGGCTTGATGTATGAGTATGGGAATGGTTTCGATATAGATTTAAAAGTTGCAAAACGCTGGTATTATCAAGCTGCAGGTAATTTTAATGAAGATGCGCAAAAACGGCTGGATGAGCTTCTGTAA